One window from the genome of Dermacentor silvarum isolate Dsil-2018 chromosome 7, BIME_Dsil_1.4, whole genome shotgun sequence encodes:
- the LOC119457573 gene encoding uncharacterized protein LOC119457573 isoform X2, with product MAEEQCAMNSGHQDLSPMLRCATRCLHWFVWIAMGTYTLWRFATSEVNTSLPQKLSHFEDSTLIQSPYYGVTRYWDISDQEWREGRHFILTTWPWLLLHSVTGRALAHVVPSLVPGYHVAYSLIFVSLKFGWYSAAFFVFEHGVFFALTLIGVPLLCYVVAVVMVAHYDLFGHDFFQIVYDTNGKHAYFVTTVAFYWTVLRGFSFCMDTLRRPADETTAKGWRNCLAHYCKTLAYSVYLPPALPWARAELQ from the exons ATGGCCGAGGAACAGTGTGCGATGAACTCTGGACACCAGGACCTTTCTCCAATGCTAAG GTGCGCTACTCGCTGTTTGCACTGGTTCGTCTGGATTGCCATGGGCACGTACACATTGTGGCGTTTCGCCACCAGCGAAGTCA ACACGAGCCTCCCGCAGAAGCTGAGTCATTTCGAAGATAGCACGCTTATTCAGAGCCCGTACTACGGCGTCACAAGATACTGG GACATCTCTGACCAGGAGTGGAGAGAGGGAAGGCACTTCATCCTCACGACCTGGCCCTGGCTTCTGCTGCACTCCGTCACCGGTCGGGCACTCGCCCACGTGGTGCCGTCG CTGGTGCCCGGGTACCACGTGGCCTACTCGCTGATCTTCGTGTCCCTCAAGTTTGGCTGGTACAGCGCCGCTTTCTTCGTCTTCGAGCACGGAGTGTTCTTCGCGCTGACCTTGATCGGTGTTCCCCTGCTGTGCTACGTGGTGGCCGTAGTCATGGTGGCACACTACGACTTGTTCGGGCACGACTTCTTCCAG ATTGTGTACGACACGAACGGCAAACATGCCTACTTCGTCACCACCGTGGCCTTCTATTGGACGGTGCTTCGCGGCTTCAGCTTCTGCATGGACACCCTTCGGCGGCCTGCAGATGAAACCACGGCCAAGGGATGGCGGAACTGCTTGGCCCACTATTGCAAGACGCTGGCGTACTCAGTGTACTTGCCTCCAGCTCTTCCTTGGGCCCGTGCAGAACTACAGTGA